The genome window CTTCCCCGGCCCAGCCCTCAAGCCTGAAGGGCACTGGCCGCGCTCGGCAGGGGGTGCGGACCCCATCAAGGCTTTCTTCAGAGCAAGAATTCcttgccctgcccccacccccagatgAACCACCTttttgagatctgcctgcctccgcctcccaagtgctgggatcagatgTAAACAcgctttttgttttgatcccaggtgtaggatgtgggactgattcagatggtccacggCAGTAAACTctttgcctcatgcgggctctgagaggagctctctgccagatgcagatagtttgaatctgaggactccggagagagaataaatgccagagctcgAAGATCGGACTTGcccgatgaccctaaccagcaggaagtagctaaagaggactccgtcccctctccccactaacgtCCTTTCTCTCCTAACTGGTTTTGGGGTAtgggaagggattggggtggagaagggagaaacgGGTAGAAGTAAAAAGTAACATCAACAAAAGGCCTGCGCCATCTCCGCCCAGCTTCTCCACCTCTGCTTGTATAGGTTATAATCTATACAGGCTGGGAGGAGGTGCCTGCTTCAGGAGCCTGGCACCTGAGTGTGCCGCCCAGAACTCccaagagttgtcctctggcaTCGCGTGCACTGTGGCACCCGTGTGCCTCCACTCACACAcgtcatacacacaaataataataaaaagaaattggtTTTGTGAAGGAAGGGTCTTTAaagtagcccagtctggccttggaCTCCTGTCGCCATCCCCCAAAAGATGCTGGCACTAGAGGTGCCATCCTTAGctctgggagaagagaaagaaagagaaaagagaaatgcatTGAAGTCATATCAAATTGTTTAAAGTACAAATTGCTTTTTTTCTAAGGGATGAAAGGTTGGGCTGGTGGGATGTGCCTGTAGCCCCAGCTACTCAGAAGGCACAGTCAGGAAGCTTGCTTGAGCccgcaagtttgaggccagcctcagcaaCGTGGCTTCAAGATCCTGTCTGCCATAAACAGATACACAAAtcatgttacaaaaaaaaaaaatgtgcaggcATTACTGTGAATTTAGAAACTGGCTTCTCCTAggttatctttttgtttgtttgtttgttttgtttctgtttttttgggacagggtttctctgtgtagccttgggtgtcctggactccctttatagaccaggctggcctcaaattcacagcaatccacctgcctctgcctccctgagtgctgggattaaaggcatcggCTGCCCCGCCTGGCTCCTTAGTTATCGTATAGTCAGGAGTGTCTGGCTCGAGAAGGTGGCATGAGGGGATGTGTGTGCCCAGAGGAGGCGCAGAAGCCCTGTTCTCTCAGGACTTTTGCCCTGTGCTGCTCTCCATCACTTGTTCCTGAGTTCACTCCTGTACAATAAGCCAGTAATGTTCTGTGTTGTGGAAGGGTGAATTTAAGAGTCAGTGCGCTGGAGGCTGGAGAGGcgcgctggctgctcttgcagaggacctggggtgCGCTCCCATGACGGCTCACATCTGCCTGTAACTTCATTCCAGGGGATCTTACACCCTCTTCCGGCCCCTGAGGGgacttgcacacacatggtgcacagacaaatACTCTAGCCAGGGGGTgctgacacacacctttagtcccagcacttgggaggaggggcaggtgagtctgtgagttcaaggtcagcctgctctacatagggaggtccaggacatccagagctacacagagaaaccctctctcaaaaaaaagaaaaaagaagaacacATTGAAACGTAGCCTAACACCTACTGTATCAGTGAGCTCTCTCTCCCCCTACCCCTCTTCccctcttgcttttgtttttgctctctgggtctcatgtagctcagggatggccttgaacttccgggcctctacctccctaatgctgtgctgggattacaggcgtatcCCACTGTCGCTCAACTTGCTCAGTGCTGGGGCTACCAGGGTGCGTGCTGGGAAACGCCCTGCCAACTGAGGCGCATCATCAGTCCCCAGATCTCTCTCTGGAAGCATGAAACACTCCACGCAGAGATTCAAGAGCtactccagcccccacccccgcccctgcTTCAGAGGTGCAAGTGAAAATGTCTCGCTGAGGTCAGGCACCTGTACTGACCACAGAAACGAATATCCCACAGGCCTTTTGCCGTCTCTGGGTCTCTGGCTTAGTCTGGCGCCAGTCTCAATGGGGCCCGTAGGAAATGCCCAATAAACATTTGTGTCAAGTGAGTCATTTCGCTTCTGTCCTTCCAGACTTCCAGCCTCCTTCTCAGGCTGGGGTGAAGGGCTCCGTGATGCTGGCTGTGAGTTACAGCCCTCTGGGATGTATCTTTGCTGCAGGAGCCGGAGTGGCAATCTTCATCGTGTAGATCTGCTTGTAAGCTGGCTTCCTTGGGGTGGCCCATGGCCCTACCCTGGCCCTACTGGCCATGTGCCAACCCTGGCCCTACTGACCAGCCCTCCCTCAGGGTGGATCCCCGGCCCTGGGTTCCCACAACCCCCAGTGTCTGACCCAAAAGCTAAGAGCCCTGGTGCCTAAGCAGCGCTCCATGGCGCTAATGGTGATGAATAACAGCAGCCCAGTAGTGACAGAAGCGTATGTGGGCAGAGGGTTGCAGCCAAGTCTTCTGGTGGCACCTTCAtgcctctgtccctgccctggctCCTCTTTgcgctccttccctccccccacctccccatacacccacactcacacccacCTCCCCAGACCCACTTCTCCTTTGCAGCTCCCCAACGCCTACACCTTCCTGCCGTGGAGTTGCTGGTCCATAGGCTAGGGGATGGGCCAGAACCCCTAGAGGCCGATTTAGGAGGGTTCTGTGTGGGTCCTCGGGATCTCCTGTTTCCAGCTTTGAGTCCCTCATCCCATGGTCAACTCTGCATCATCCCGTGCCCTGAGAGGAGCCTGTCCATGCAGCCTCCAACCTGAAGCGGCCATAGGGCCCCGCAGAAtaaagcacaaggcagagagctacacacgcacgcacgcacgcacatggGGAGCCACGGCCAGGCCTCCTGCTCCAGCTGCACCTCAGCCATCCCATTCATAGCAGTGACCATGTCTGTTCCCAGGATGCGAAGCCCCTCGCCTTCCCCATGCCGTTGCCTTGAGGGCACATATCGATGCTCCTTGCAGCTACTAAAGAAATCCCTCAGCCCCGAGCCCTGAGGGCTCAGAGGTCTCCAGGACCCACCATGACGCTCACCAGGGCACTCCCGGCCCCAGCTCCCGAGCTGGGATCTCCCTCTGGCACTCCCAGCCCAGGACCTCTGGGGGCGGGGTTGCATCTATTCCAAGGCCCAGAGAGCTTGTTTGTGTGACCTAGGCTGCATCTGAGAGGTGCTGATGCAAGCCAAGTGGGAGGCAAACACCACAGGGGACCAGAGCCTGATACAGCAGGGACCTGGCAAGGACAGCCAGCCTCGAGCAAGCTCACCCCCTAAGAGAGAAACTGCAGGGGTGCCAATCTGCAGATCCCAGCCAGGGCTCCCTTCACAGCCCACCTGGCTCCCTACCACTAGCCCCTAGACCTCTACCAACACCGTGTCCTTTTCTCAAATCTTCCCGTCATTGTTGGTAGAGACGCAGTGCTGGTGGTGCTCAGGCCAGGCCCCATACCTACCCTCTCCCCTGGAGTTCAGGGTGACTGGCTGCCTGTTCCCACTGCTCTCAAAGGAGACTCGCAGGCAGAGGGCCAGGATACGAAGGGTTCGAGGGCAGTGAGACCAGGAAGTCTCAGGATATCTGTGTCCCTCCATCACCACTGTGGGCATTCCAATCGGCCACTCAAGACGGTTTGATGCCGTGACCCTGGGAAGGacagagcaggaagcaggagggaCTAGGGGTAGATGGCTAGTGGGAGCAACTGGCCTCCCTGAGGCAGAGCAGAGGCCGCAGGGGCCTGGGGGAGGAATGTGTTCGCGGGGTCCATCCCCCCTGCTGTCTAGGAGCTGGCTCTAGTTTGAACCCCGGCGCAGGCAGGTGCCCAGCTGTCTGCCGTCTGCGGTGACAGTTGAGTGGTTTAATGCAGGAACCACAGGTGAAAAGAGGTCTGGGGTTCCAGGCGAGGTTACAGCTCCACCCCAGTGGTCCCACCCCAGCAGGCAAGGGCGGGGCGGAGGCTGCCGAGCCCCGGTTTCATTCTAGACTAGAGGGACACAGAACCCAGGCTCAGAACTGGCCCAGCTGCGTGTCGCGGCAACATGGGCGCCAGGAGGCTCCGGGCCAGAGGCCGGAGAAGCCGCGACAGCCCCGGGCCTACGCCGTGTGTTCAGGCCCAGTGCTTCGACCCTCTGGTGCGACACTGCGTGGCCTGTGTGCTCCTCCGCACGCCGGACCCTCAACACGGTAAGCAAGGCCGAGGGGCTAGGCGGGACCTGCCCCCGAGGTCCCCAGCCCACCAGCACCTCGCGCTCCTCTGCTGATCCTGGGGCTAGCGGTCCCCAAGACCCTcacatccctctctctctctctctctctctctctctctctctctctctctctctcgctcgctcGCTCTCTGAACCCCCTCAGCGCCCCGCCCTCCATCCGAACCCCCTCTGCCAGCGGCGAGCAGCCTGGCGCCCGGGACGGCTTTGCAGCCGCAGGAGTCGGTGGCCACGGGGCCGGACGCCGCGCTGCCGGTGCCGGGGCTGCTCTTCGGCGCCCCCGCGCTCCTGGGACTGGTACTGGCGCTGGCCCTGGTGGCCCTGGTGAGCTGGAGGTGGCGGCAGCAGCGCAGGATGGCCTCCTCTGCCACTCCAGACGGAGTCCAGGAAGGTAAGAACTGCGTCTCCGGACTGGAGGGGGGGGCGACTCGAGGTGGGGGGGAAGGCGGGGAGGTCCAAATGGGGACACAGGACCGAGGGGTTTGAGAGTCTGCTCTGCCCGCGGCTGTCAAAGGCGCAGGGAGGACGGCACAGTCCAAGCCTGAATCCAAGCAAGGAGCCCCAGAGCCCAGGAAGAGATTTTTGGGGGTGAAGATCAGCTCAAGGCACCTGATCTTAGGTTTTGCCTGGTTGGCTGGCCAGACACCCCTCTCCCCGCGTCAgcgccccaccaccaccacatcttGTCAAGTCTCTGGACTCAGCATTTCCTGTCCTGAAGACTTGTCATGTGCCAtcccacttcctccagccaggGCTGTCCAGAGGACGCTTCTAGAACAGGCGCTGGGGGTGGAGGGCCTAGGATTCAATCCTGACCTGTTTTACCTTCCCCTCATCCACCCCAGAAACACCGGACAACGCCTACGTACCCTCCCCAGAAACCCTTTACGCCTCAGCTCCTACCTGGCCTTCCCTCAAAGAGGACGTAGACAACACCCTGCCGGGCCATAGCATCCCAGTGCCCGCCACGGAGCTGGGCTCTACTGAGCTGGTGACCACCAAGACAGCCGGCCCTGAGCAATAGCACCGGTGGCCGGATCCGGCAAAGCCTTGCGGGGTCTGTGGACTCTTGCCCAACCGTTTGGAAAAGGAATTGAGCCCTTCAGTGATGGAGCCCTTTGCAAATCTGGGAGAATCACAGACACAGGAGAACTACGTTCCGCAGGTCCCCACCAGCCTGAGACTGCTTTTGTGTTAGCTTGAGAACATTGCATTTTGGAGACTGTTTTTAAGCTTATATGCCTTCCAAAGGCCGGATGGATATTAATCTCTGCGATGGGTTAAGAGACTTGGATGGGTTAAGAAACTTCATCTGTTTCTAAAATGATTGGATGGAGACAGGGCTCAGCAGTCAAGTTCACGGACTATTCTGGCAGAGGACTCCAGCTGTtcagtttcccagcacccatgtctggcGGCTCACAACAACCTgtgactccagccccagggagaaccgaagcctctggcttctgaaggCACCGGTACTCATTTGCTCAAGCgtgtgtacagacacacatgctcGCGCACACTTAAAACTGCtaaaaataggggctggagagactgctcagtgattaagagttcTTACTGCATTTCTataggaccagagtttgattcccagcatgcacttCAGGTGACTCTTaattcaggggatctgatgcctctgaactccatgagcACCTGCATTACCATCACattcctactctctctctctctctctctctctcttacaaaTTACAAAATACAAGCTGCGCACCGTGGTACATACCTTTACttccaacactggggaggcagaggcaggtagatctccatgAGTTAGGGAGCATCCTGGTTTACAtagcaggttcaaggccagcaagagctacatagtgagactgagactcaaaataatagtaataaagtttctttaaattttgattgttttattttttttaaagtgtttagaAGTGATATGCTTGGATGGTGACCAAGATGAGGTAAAGTCATCAGGACAGAGTCCTTAATATTGAGGCAAGGAGAGACGGGGAGACAGTGAACAGGCCCTGTCACTTGCCGTCTGATAGTCTATGCCAACTCTGGACTCTACCAGCAAGAGGGCTATCCTCAGATGTGGGGTCTTGAACCTTCAGAGATGTAAGCTAAATCAATCTCATTTCTTGGTAAAGCGGTTTAGCCTCAGGCATTTCGTTACAGTACTATAGAACGGACTAACGCAGGCACCATGAGTTAAGAGGTTTCTCTCTTAGCAGGGAGAGCTACCGTGAAATCCGACTTAATCTGAATAAAGAAAGGCTGGTGGGGAGACGCCTAATTAATCTGTACCTAGGTGCTGTGCTTCTTTCGTTCTGGCTGTCAACACTGTCCTGCTTTGACGCTGATTCAAGTGACAGTGGTGACTGATGGTTTGGCTGTGTTGTACAAGATtctctgtaattttatttttcagtactgGGGCCCAGACCATGCTAAACAAGCAGTCTCCAGTGAGCTGTAGACCCCGAGAATGTAAGATCAGCTTTCGGAAATAATCAGGGAGTGGGGGAGAAGTACTGCTGGGCAGGGTAGTACCGATTCTCAGGTGTCTGGAACCCGGGAAGAACCGTGGATGTCTTTGGCCCGGTCTGCTAGGACATAAGGTGTCACCTTCATGGCGATGGCGGTTTCCAGCTCACCGTGAGTCAAAGGCAGGGAGGTCGGTAGTCTTAGGCTGAAGGAGCACTCTGGCGGTGCTTTCCCCGAGAGACCACCTGGAGCTCAGCTGTCCCATTCCCCAGGGGGCATGCCCACTCAGCAGTGTGTCGGGCAGTGACCTGTAAGACACTCCTTCAGAGAGAGGCCTGGGCCGGCCTGTGGCTCTGAAGCAGTGTTCGCTCGGTGGACTGTTTTCCTCTTGAACTGGCCTTTGTGGGCCAAGCTTGTGCCAGCCCCAGGCTCACCACCCCCCCTGTGGAAGCTGTCCCCTGACGGTGGTGCTCTCCGCTCTGGAGCCACCAGTCCTCTCTATCCAGTTCCGGGGCACACTGTGCGCCCACGAGCAGCCATCATGTCCCCCGCCTGCCCTCCTCCTCAGGCTGAAGCTGAACTCTAGCTTGCTGGAACTTCTCGTCATTTGGCCTCTGCTGGAAGGAGCCGTGACCTGGGAGTCAGAGCGGAAACCCTCCGCAGGGTCTTGGCTCAGTTCTGACCCTGGCTGCCCGGCTCTCGGAGCCCACCACAGCTGCCTGCAGCACTTGACCCTCCTGTCCACTCTCTCCCTTTCTAGTTTAGATCACACTACCCAGTGGCATTTAGAGCCTCCAGGACCCAGACAGGACATTCATTTCCCAGATGCCCCTCTCTCCAGGGGTAGGGTGAGATCAGATGGCAACAGTAGGTGTCAGGCATCAGACAGGCCATTGCTGTCCACTCTAGCCTGGGGCTGTGCTGGAGGACTGCTGAGTTGTGCCAGGCCACCTGTATCAGCTATAGCCAGGGCCTAGGCTCTGAAGGTGAAAAGGGCTATTAAAACCTTCATAGGGCCACGGCACACAAACATTTGGCACCTCTCACATCTCACCTCATCTGGTTGGTACATGGCTTTCCTCAGTCTCAGTTTCTTTTGAGGACTGGGGGATGGGCACAAAGTTCTCTTTCTCGTCTCTGGCCCCTCGACAGGAGGAGGGCTGGAAGGAACCTGAGAGAAGTCTCACACACTGCCCCCATTtcacaggtgaggaaactgaggcctagctAGGGACCAGACCTGTCACAACTGTCATGGTAAACAACAAGAAGGAAGCCGTTGGGGAAAGCCAGGAAGAGCAAATGGAAGGGGACAAGGGGCAGCGACAGTGTCCCCTCCTCCAAGGGCTACACTGCCAGGCAATGAAATCAGTACCGTCCCTGCTCTCCTCGCTGTAGGTGTTAATCTCTAAGGAGTCTTTGTGTCCATTTCCGCACTTCTTCTCTGGAACAACACCTGGAAGGGGGGGAAGGGACTCGTgtttggctaaaaaaaaaaaaaaattatcaaacacAAATCAAGATGCTCATTCGGCTCCTGAGCTGGAAGGTGGGTCAGGATGGTCCAGGGTGGAGGCTGAGGAGAGCCGACTGTGGCCCAGTGCACCAGCTCCGTGGTCCGCGTGTGCTGTCCCCGTCACTATAATCACTGCACACTTGGAAGTTCCCATCTTGGGCCAAGATGGCTCATGGAGCAAAGGGGCTTGCTGCCGAGCCTGGTAGCCCCAGTGTGATCCtcgaacccacatggtggaaggagaggaccgactcccacaagttgcccCCTGACCTCCACGAGTGTCCActaagccccccccccctttaagtCCCATCTTGGCGGTCACATACAGTAGGTTCCTGTCTTTAAACACTCCCATTTGGGCTTTTCGACAGTTGTCAACTTTTCCGTCTGTGCATCTGGCCCCTTGCGGCTGTGCTGGTGGCATGGGCATAAGCAAGCACACAAGTTTCTGCAGAAAGCTCCACTGCGTGCATGCGTGGTCTCTGTTTCCAGAAGGATGGCAGTGACGATGGCCTTGACCTCTCTAATGAcctctgtgggtggtgccactttTCTGATAGCTGGACTGATTTCACACCCACAAGCAAGTACATGGTTCCAGACACAGATCACAATTAGCGATGGGCTGAGCTTAATTGGGGGGGTGTCCCACCCCTACCTTGTATACCTGCCCAACAGGGGGTCACCTACCCCAGCTAGGTTCCTGAGAGTGGCTGCCTCAGGCACCGAGGCCGGACCCCTTCTCTTGTTTCCATCAAGGCTCTTGTCTTTGGAGTTACTTTTGGCTTAAGGTAGGTTCTGGAAGGTACCCTGGATGAAATGGGAACAGGAGGAAGCTGTCAGGACGCCCGTAGCCTGCTTCTGTCTGGGTTTTCCTTTGGAGGGTCTGGTTTCCCCGGGGTCCCCGGGGACCGACAGGTGGGGACAGAGGGCTGAAGTCTCAGTTCCTCTTGGTGTTTCCTGCAGGCCGTTTTCACTTCCTGCTTGGCAGCTCCAGGGTTGGGGGCTCAAGGTGGAGGTGGGGCCAAAGAGGAAGGCACGCTGGCCCACCACGCCCCCACCGACTCTTTATCAGCAGGGATGGACCCAGACAGCAGGGTCCTTAGAAGTTGGTGGCATGACTCAAGGCCTGCTTCTGTATCTTCCAGGGAGGCTCCTGGCTGGGGTTGTGCCTCCCTtaatagagtgcttgcctagcatcctGGAAGCTCTTTAGTTTCACCCTGAGCACTGCATAAAATGGGGTATGGGGTGTGggggctcacacctgtaatcccagcatttggaagatgGATGCAGGAACatcgggagttcaaggccatcatcAGCTACACATCGAGTTCATGagactttgtctttaaaaacaaacaacaaaaaacagaaacaaaaagggcgCCTGAAGACCACCCAGCTGTCATCCTCCTGCAGAGCGCTGCAGCCAGGGGGAGGGGCGGGACAGGACGGATCCCTGAACTTTAGAGACTCCGGAGCCCACCAGTTCTACATCCAGGTCGGGGAGGCGCCTCCGTGGTGGGAGAAAGTCCGTCTTCGCAGGTCCGGAGGTCAGAGTCTGACCACCAGCTGCTAGGTAGGAATGGAGGGACGGGACTGGCCTGGGGCGGGGTCAAGGAGAGGCGGGGCTGAGGGGCAGGCCCGATGGCAGAAAAGGGGTGTGGCCAGAGGCAAGGccaaggacagagacagagaaaagaaaggctgGTCGGGTAGGCTAAACCTCTGAGTTTAATTTGCGGTCTCTAGTAATCCAGGCCGGGCTGggccctgaactcctgatttGGTCTTTCCCTTACAAGCCATGGTGTTcgctgcttgttttcttttcatggtgCGGAGGATGGAACCCCTTGAGCACAGTAAGCCGCTCTCT of Meriones unguiculatus strain TT.TT164.6M chromosome 8, Bangor_MerUng_6.1, whole genome shotgun sequence contains these proteins:
- the Tnfrsf13c gene encoding tumor necrosis factor receptor superfamily member 13C — translated: MGARRLRARGRRSRDSPGPTPCVQAQCFDPLVRHCVACVLLRTPDPQHAPRPPSEPPLPAASSLAPGTALQPQESVATGPDAALPVPGLLFGAPALLGLVLALALVALVSWRWRQQRRMASSATPDGVQEETPDNAYVPSPETLYASAPTWPSLKEDVDNTLPGHSIPVPATELGSTELVTTKTAGPEQ